The following coding sequences are from one Humulus lupulus chromosome X, drHumLupu1.1, whole genome shotgun sequence window:
- the LOC133806814 gene encoding uncharacterized protein LOC133806814, with translation MEDHRQANCNVIGELIKSKYMSIKRVHTPHGIINDMLDDYGVSMGYQKAWRAREKALELARGNQDDSYQKLPIYLHMLKVSNPGTITHLVTDNKDHFKYMYLAFANSIKGWKHCRPVIVIDGAYLKTSFGGTLFTASTMDANNNIFPLAFGIGDSENDSSWLWFFAKLKETYGEREGMTIISDRHKSIENAIDDVYPKAFHGACIFHLLNNIKVNFGVHGEDLNLNFVKAAKAYRVQSFEHYMHEIDKIDTRIRPYLQKIGYSTWSRCHAPTRRYTMMTSNIAESINAALKATRTLPITTMMEGLRSLVQKWVWKNGNEANGTFTQVTTDIETVLRENFIRAIKFQVFPVNTILYQVVVEQKGNFLVNLMEKTCECKRFQQDEIPCAHAIAVFAKTRLKTYDYVADYYKTTTMKATYESTVHPLPNESEWTLPETLNKIVLPPKSRKQPGRPRRKRIRSRGEPKVQIKCGRCAQPGHNRKTCRNEPIPKQRNPTKSKKIDK, from the exons ATGGAAGACCACAGGCAGGCTAATTGCAATGTCATTGGGGaactaataaaatcaaaatacatGTCAATAAAGAGAGTACACACACCACATGGCATAATCAACGACATGCTAGATGATTATGGTGTTTCAATGGGGTACCAAAAAGCCTGGAGAGCAAGAGAAAAAGCTTTAGAATTGGCAAGGGGAAACCAAGATGATTCATACCAAAAACTTCCCATCTACCTTCACATGCTAAAAGTCTCGAACCCAGGTACAATAACACACCTGGTTACAGACAATAAAGATCACTTCAAATATATGTACCTAGCATTTGCAAATTCCATCAAAGGATGGAAACACTGTAGGCCAGTCATTGTAATAGATGGAGCTTACTTGAAGACATCATTTGGGGGaactttattcactgcttcaacaaTGGATGCCAACAACAACATATTTCCATTAGCCTTTGGAATAGGAGACTCTGAAAATGATTCATCATGGTTATGGTTTTTCGCAAAGCTAAAGGAGACATATGGAGAAAGAGAAG GTATGACAATCATTTCAGACAGGCACAAAAGCATAGAAAATGCTATAGACGATGTATACCCAAAAGCTTTCCATGGAGCATGCATATTCCACCTGTTAAACAACATCAAAGTCAATTTCGGTGTCCATGGAGAGGACCTAAACCTAAACTTTGTCAAAGCAGCAAAGGCATACAGGGTACAATCATTTGAGCACTACATGCATGAAATAGACAAGATTGACACACGCATAAGACCGTATTTACAAAAAATTGGATATTCAACTTGGTCTAGATGCCATGCTCCAACAAGAAGATATACAATGATGACATCAAATATAGCCGAATCAATAAATGCTGCATTGAAAGCTACAAGAACGCTGCCAATCACTACAATGATGGAAGGCCTTCGAAGTTTAGTTCAAAAATGGGTATGGAAAAATGGTAACGAAGCAAATGGAACATTCACACAAGTAACAACAGATATTGAAACTGTGCTTAGAGAAAACTTTATTCGTGCCATTAAATTTCAG GTCTTCCCAGTAAACACTATACTGTACCAAGTTGTGGTTGAACAGAAAGGAAATTTTTTGGTCAACCTAATGGAGAAAACATGTGAATGCAAAAGGTTCCAACAAGATGAAATACCATGTGCACATGCAATAGCAGTATTCGCCAAAACACGGCTGAAAACATATGATTATGTTGCTGATTACTACAAAACTACAACTATGAAAGCAACATATGAGTCAACTGTTCATCCATTGCCAAATGAAAGCGAATGGACACTGCCAGAGACTTTAAACAAAATTGTCCTACCACCAAAATCAAGAAAACAACCAGGCCGCCCTAGAAGGAAAAGAATCAGATCTAGAGGAGAACCAAAGGTGCAGATAAAATGTGGAAGATGCGCGCAGCCAGGACATAATAGAAAAACATGCAGGAATGAACCAATCCCAAAGCAGCGAAACCCAACAAAGTCAAAGAAAATAGACAAATAA
- the LOC133807387 gene encoding small ribosomal subunit protein eS6-like: MKFNIACPTTGCQKKLEVDDDQKLRAFFDKRISQEVSGDSLGEEFKGYVFKIMGGCDKQGFPMKQGVLTPGRVRLLLHRGTPCFRGFGRRTGERRRKSVRGCIVSQDLSVLNLVIVKKGEHDLPGLTDTEKPRMRGPKRASKIRKLFNLSKDDDVRKYVNTYRRNFTTKSGKKASKAPKIQRLVTPLTLQRKRLRISEKKQRVAKSKADAAEYQKLLASRLKEQRERRSESLAKKRSRLSAATKSVSA; this comes from the exons ATGAAG TTCAACATAGCTTGCCCCACTACGGGCTGCCAGAAGAAGCTTGAGGTCGATGACGATCAGAAACT GCGAGCCTTTTTTGACAAAAGGATCTCTCAGGAAGTTAGTGGTGATTCTCTTGGAGAG GAGTTTAAGGGTTATGTTTTCAAAATCATGGGAGGCTGTGACAAGCAAGGGTTTCCAATGAAGCAGGGAGTCTTGACCCCTGGTCGTGTTCGCCTCTTGCTTCACAGAG GAACCCCTTGCTTCCGTGGTTTTGGAAGGCGTACTGGAGAGCGGAGGAGGAAGTCCGTACGTGGTTGCATAGTCAGCCAGGATCTGTCTGTGTTGAACTTGGTGATTGTGAAGAAGGGGGAGCATGATCTCCCAGGTTTGACCGACACAGAAAAGCCTAGAATGAGAGGTCCCAAAAGGGCATCAAAGATCCGTAAACTCTTCAATCTATCCAAGGATGATGATGTGCGCAAGTATGTCAACACCTACCGCAgaaattttacaacaaaatctG GGAAAAAGGCTAGTAAAGCTCCTAAGATTCAGAGGTTGGTCACTCCATTGACCTTGCAGAGGAAGCGTTTGAGGATTTCTGAAAAGAAGCAGCGCGTCGCTAAGTCCAAGGCTGATGCTGCTGAGTACCAGAAGCTTCTGGCCTCCAGATTGAAGGAGCAAAGAGAGCGACGTAGTGAGAGTTTGGCCAAGAAAAGGTCTAGGCTCTCTGCAGCAACCAAGTCAGTTTCAGCTTAG